A segment of the Leclercia adecarboxylata genome:
TGCAGAATGAACAGATGACTCATCTGGCGTGGTCGATTTTTGCCGGGATCGTCTGCGGCATCGCCGCCAGTTGCCTGACCATCAAACCAACCAAACTCGCCTGGCCGATTATCACCTCGCTGGTGCTGATGATTATTGCCTCGCTGCTCGACAGCCAGTCCACCAGCCTCACCCGCCCGGATCAACTGATGCTGAGCCAGTTCCTGCTCGGGTTCGGCAGCGCCTTCTTCCTCGCCCCGGCGATGCTGGCCGGAATTGGCGGCGTGGTTGCCGATCCGCGTAATCTGGTCAGCTTTTCGGTGCTGTTCGGCATGAGCCAGAACATCGGTGGTCTGCTGGGTTCTGCCATTCTGGGCACCTTTCAGACCTGGCGTGAGAAGTACCACTCCGGTCTGCTGGCCGAGCAGCTTACCAGCCTCAATCCGCTGGTGAATGAGCGGTTGCAGATCTACAGCCAGATGTACCGGAGCCAGATTGGCGACAGCGCCCTGCTGAGCACCCAGTCGGCGCTCCAGCTGCAGAACGCCAGCACGCTGGAGGCAAATATTCTCGCTTACAACGATACTTATCTTCTGACGGCTGGCATTGCCACCGCCACGCTGGTCTGGATTATATGGCGCTTGCTGCGGCTGCGCATCACTGCCCGTCTGGCGCTGAAAAAGGCCACCGGCAGTCAATAACGGTTATAAATAATAATGATTAATGTGTTTTATCAGGAGTGGTTATGAGTCAGCAGGATGCCTCCAGAGAGCAGGCCAATACCCGTAATAATCTGCGCGTGGTATCAGTGTTCGCCGCCGCCGCGATCGGCATCGTTGGCGTGCTGGTGATCCTCTACGCTTGGCAGCTGCCGCCCTTTACCCGTCACGTTCAGTTCACCGATAACGCCTACGTGCGCGGCCAGACCACCTTTATCAGCCCGCAGGTCAACGGCTATATCACCGAAGTGAAGGTGCAGGATTTTGAGCAGGTGAAGAAAGGCGACCTGCTGCTGCAGATCGACGACCGTATCTACCGCCAGCGGGTGCACCAGGCTGAAGCCCAGCTGGCGATGAAAATCGCCACCCTGAATAACAACCTGCAACAGCGCAAAAGCGCCGAGGCGGTGATCCAGCGTAACGAGGCGGCGCTGAAAAACGCCCGCGCGCAGAGCCAGAAAACCCAGGCCGACTTAAAACGCGTGAAGGACCTTACCGCCGACGGCTCGCTGTCCATCCGCGAGCGGGATGCCGCCCTGGCGAGCGCCGCTCAGGGCAGCGCCGATATCGATCAGGCCAAAGCCACCCTGGAGATGTCGCGCCAGGATCTGCAAACCGCTATCGTCAACCGCGCCGCGCTGGAGGCCGACGTCGAGAACGCGAAGGCGGCCCTGGAGCTGGCCCAGATCGACCTGCAGAACACCCGCATCGTTGCCCCGCGTGACGGCCAGCTCGGACAGATCGCCGTGCGCTTAGGTGCCTATGTGACGGCCGGAACCCACCTCACTACCCTGGTGCCGCCGCAGCACTGGGTGATCGCCAATATCAAGGAGACCCAGTTGGCGAACCTGCGCGTCGGCCAGCCGGTGAAATTCACCGTCGACGCCCTGAACGACAGAGCCTATGAAGGCCGGGTGCAGAGCATTTCCCCCGCCACCGGGGTGGAGTTCAGCGCCATTACCCCGGATAACGCCACGGGGAACTTCGTCAAGATTGCCCAGCGCATTCCGGTGCGCATCGAGGTGCTGGGCAAGGCGGAGGACGCGGCGCGGCTGCGTCCGGGGATGTCGGTACAGGTGACGATTGATACCCGGGAGGCAGAATGATCCGCCGCCCGCTCACCGCCCTGCTGATTACCTCCGTCCTCAGCGCCTGCCAGTCGGTGGATGTCGCCCCGGCAAAACCGACATTGCAGATCCCCGCCCAGTGGCGGGCCAGCACCGGCCCCGCCAGCCCGGCAGAGCAGCAGTGGTGGCGCAACTTCCACGACAGCCAGCTCAATCACTATGTCGATCGGGCCCTGCGCAACAACAGCGACGTGCTGATCGCCCGGGAGCGGATCAACGAGTATCAGGCCCGGGTGTATGCCAGCGACAGCAACCTGTTTCCGACCCTGGAGGCCGATCTGAATGCCGGTCGCGCCCGGTCCCAGTCGGCGGCCACCGGTTTGCCCACCTATGGCGCGCTGTACAAAGGCAGCCTGACCGCCAGCTATGACGTGGACATCTGGGGCGTGAACCGCCGCACCGCCGATGCCGCTCAGGCAACCCTCGAGGCGCAAAAAGCCGCCGCCGCCGCGGCAGATCTGACGGTGGCCTCCTCGGTAGCCTCGGGTTATGTCACCCTGCTGGCCCTGGACGAGCAGCTCCGGGTGACGCAGTCGACCCTTAAAGCGCGGGAAGAGGCCTTTAACCTGGCGCAACGGCAGTATCAGACCGGGTACAGCTCGCGTCTGGAGCTGATGCAGTCCGACTCCGAGCTGCGCTCGACGCGGGCGCAGATCCCGCAGGTGCAGAATCAGATAGCCCGTCAGGAGAACGCCCTGACCCTGCTGCTGGGGGGCAACCCCGGGGCCATCGCCCGTAGCGCGGATTTCGACACCCTGACCCCGCTGCGTATCCCGTCGCAGCTGCCCTCATCGCTCCTTAATCGCCGTCCGGATATTGTGCAGGCGGAACGCCAGCTGATCGCCGCCGATGCTACGCTTGCGGCCTCGCGCGCCAGCCTGCTGCCGTCGATCAACCTGACCGCCACCGGATCGATTCAGGATCGCACTCTGCCCGGCCTGCTGGACAACCCGCTGGAGCTGTGGAGCATCGGCGGCAGTATTCTGGCCCCGCTGCTGAACCGTCAGGCGCTGAACGCCCAGGTGGATATTGGCCAGTCGCAGCGTAACCAGGCGCTCTACAGCTATGAAAAAACCGTGCGCAACGCCTTTAAAGAGGTCAACGACAGCCTGGATGCCATCGCCCGCTACGGCGAGCAGCTGACCGAGCTGGTGGCGCAGCAGTCGGTCGCCCAGGAGACGCTGCGGATCGCGCAGAACCGCTATAACAACGGCTATTCGTCCTATCTGGACGTGCTGGACGCCCAGCGCACGCTGTTCTCGGTGCAGACCAGCGTGGTGCAGGCGAAAAATAACCTGCTGCTGGCACAGATCGATCTGTATAAGGCGCTGGGGGGTGGATGGTCTGAAAACATGCCCGGTGGCGCTACGCTTACCGGGCCTACAGGATCGTAGGCCCGCGCAAGCGTAGCGCCGCCGGGCAAAGCTCTCACTAAGGGGTCAATCTATGCAACAACAGTGGTCTGCCGTAGATAATTACATGATTTCCGAGCTCATTCCTCAGGATGAGGTCCTCCAGCAGGTGCTTGAGAATAACCAGCGCGCCGGTTTACCGGCGCACGACGTCGCCGCCAATCAGGGGCAGCTGCTGGCGCTGTTTGTGCGCATGACCCAGGCCAGGCGCGTTCTGGAGATTGGCACCCTGGGGGCCTACAGCAGCATCTGGATGGCGCGCGCCCTGCCGCCGGACGGGAAGCTGGTGACTCTCGAGGCCGATCCGGTGCACGCGAAGGTTGCGCGCCAGAATATCCATCTGGCGGGGCTGGATTCGCGTATCGAGCTGATCGAAGGCCCGGCCCTGCTCTCCCTCGAACGCTTCGACAACATCCCACCCTTCGATCTGATCTTTATCGATGCCGACAAACCGAATAATCCGGGCTATCTGGAGTGGGCCCTGCACTACTCCCGGCCGGGAACGTTGATTATCGGCGACAACGTGGTGCGCGACGGGGAGGTGATTAACGGCCAGAGCGATGATGCCCGGGTGCACGGTGTGCGGCGGTTTATCGAGATGATCGGGGATAACCCGCGTCTCACCGCGACGGCGTTGCAGACGGTGGGCGTGAAGGGGTGGGATGGGTTTACGCTGGCGATTGTGAACGGGTAACAACCGCCGGGCGGCGCATTCGCTTGCCCGGCCTACAGGTTTTGTAGGCCCGGTAAGCGCAGCGCCACCGGGCATGGTTTTAGGCTGAGATCTGCTCCATCGCCTGCAAAATACGTTTGTCGGAGATCGGATACGGCGTTCCCAGCTGCTGGGCAAAGAAGCTGACGCGCAGCTCTTCGATCATCCAGCGGATCTCCTGCACGTCTTCGTCATCACGACGGGCGGGCGGCAGCTTGTTCAGCCACTGCTGCCAGCGCTGCTGCACGCTCTCTACCTTCAGCATCTGCGCCCGGTCGCGGTGCGGATCGATGGCCATTTTCTCCAGCCGTTTTTCAATCGCCTGCAGATAGCGCAGGGTATCCCCTAACCGCTTGTAGCCGTTGCCGGTGACAAACCCGCGATAGACCAGCCCGGCCATCTGGGCCTTGACGTCCGACAGCCCCAGCGCCATGGTCATATCCACCCGCCCTTTCAGGCGTTTGTTGATATTGAACACCGCGGTGAGAATCTGTTCCACCTGCTTCGCAATGTTGACCACCGTCTCGTTAAGCTCGGCGCGCACCCTGTCGTGCAGCTTCGCAAAGCCCTCTTCGGTCCACACCGGGCCGCCCGCGGCGTTGATGAGCTGGTCCACGCCGCAGGAGATGCAGTCGTCGATCAGATCCAGCACCTTGCCGTACGGGTTAAAGTAGAGGCCCAGCTTGGCTTTGTTCGGCAGCTTCTCGTGCAGATACTTGATCGGCGACGGGATGTTCAACAGCAGTAAACGGCGCAGCCCGCGCCACATCGCCTGCTGCTGCTCCTGCGGGTTATCAAACAGCTTGATCGCCACGCTGTCGCGCTCGTCCACCAGCGCCGGCCAGGCTTTCACCTTGTAGTTGCCGCGCTTCTGCTCGTAGCTTTCCGGCAGTTGACCAAAGCTCCAGATATGCAGCCCGCTCTGCTCGATACCGTCGTCGGCCACGGCAGAGAGGGTCTCCTGCACTTTGCCTTTCAGCGCCTCTTTCAGCTCGGTGAGGGAGCGCCCTTCCTGCAATTTCTTGTTCTTCTCGTCCACGACGCGGAAGCTGATTTTCAGGTGATCGGGCACCTGATCCCAGTGCCAGTCCTCCCGGTCGATAGTCACGCCCGTCATCCGGCGCAGCTCCCGCTCCAGCGAATCCAGCAGCGGCAGCTCCAGCGGCGTCACGCGGCCTAAAAACGCCTCGGCGTAGTTCGGGGCAGGCACAAAGTTGCGGCGCACCGGCTTCGGCAGGGATTTGATCAGGGCAATAATCAGCTCCCGGCGCAGGCCGGGAATTTGCCACTCAAAACCGCTCTCTTCCACCTGGTTGAGCAGCGGAAGCGGAATGTGAACGGTCACGCCGTCGGCATCGGTGCCCGGTTCAAACTGGTAGCTCAGGCGCAGCTTGAGATTGCCCTGATGCCAGAAGTTCGGGTAATCGAGCTTGCTGACCTGCTCCGCCCCCTCTTTGATCAACATGCTCTTTTCAAAGTTGAGCAGATCCGGGGTTTCGCGGCTGACCTTTTTCCACCAGCTGTCGAAGTGGCGGGCCGACACCACATCGTGGCTAATGCGCTGGTCGTAAAACTCAAACAGCGTCTCGTCATCCACCAGGATGTCGCGACGACGGGTTTTGTGCTCCAGCTCTTCCACTTCGCTGCGCAGCTTCAGGTTTTCCCGGAAGAAGGCGTGACGGGTCTGCCAGTCGCCCTCCACCAGCGCGTGGCGGATAAACAGCTCGCGTGACAGCACAGGGTCGATCTGGCTGTAGTTGACCTTACGCGCGGCCACGACCGGCAGGCCGTAGACGGTGACCTTCTCGGTCGCCATCACCGCGCCCTGGGCACGCTCCCAGTGCGGTTCACTGTACGAGCGTTTCAGCAGATGCTGGGCCACCGGCTCGACCCACTCCGGATCGATGCGCGCGGCAATGCGGCCCCACAGGCGGCTGGTCTCCACCAGTTCGGCCACCATCGTCCACTTCGGCGGCTTTTTGAACAAACCGGAGCCCGGGAAGATGGAGAAACGGGCGTTACGCGCGCCGGTAAACTCCTGCTTATCGGCATCTTTCATCCCGATATGCGACAGCAGACCGGTCAGCAGCGCGATGTGAATTTCGCGATACTCCGCCGGCTCGCTGTTCACCGGAATGCCCAGCTCCTTCACCACCTGACGCAGCTGGGTATAGATATCCTGCCACTCGCGCACCCGCAGGTAGTTGAGGAAATCGAGCTTGCACTGGCGGCGGAACTGGTTCGACGACAGGGCTTTCTGCTGTTCGCCGATGTAGTTCCAGAGGTTCACAAAGGCGAGGAAGTCGGACTCTTTGTCATGGAAGCGGCGGTGCTTCTCGTCGGAGGCCTGCTGCTTGTCCATCGGGCGCTCGCGCGGATCCTGGATGGAGAGCGCCGAGGTGATGATCATCGCCTCACGCACGCAGCCGTGTTTTTGCGCCTCCAGCACCATCCGCGCCAGACGCGGGTCCACCGGCAGCTGGCTGAGCTGACGACCCTGCGGGGTCAGCTTGTAGGCCGTGGCCTGCTCGTCGGTGGTGATCGCCCCCAGCTCTTCCAGCAGGCGGACGCCGTCCTGGATATTGCGTTTATCCGGCGCTTCGACGAACGGGAAGGCGGCGATGTCGCCCAGCCCCAGCGCGGTCATCTGCAGGATCACCGATGCCAGGTTGGTACGCAGAATTTCCGGGTCGGTAAATTCCGGACGCGACAGGAAATCGTCTTCCGAATAGAGACGAATACAGATCCCTTCCGACACGCGGCCGCAGCGGCCTTTACGCTGGTTGGCGGAGGCCTGGGACACCGGCTCAATCGGCAGGCGCTGCACTTTGGTGCGGTAGCTGTAGCGGCTGATACGCGCCGTGCCGGGGTCGATGACATATTTAATGCCCGGTACGGTCAGCGAGGTTTCCGCCACGTTGGTCGCCAGCACGATGCGGCGGCCGCTGTGGGACTGGAACACGCGGTTCTGCTCGCTGTTAGACAGACGGGCATACAGCGGCAGGATCTCGGTATGGCGCAGGTCGCGCTTGCTCAGCGCGTCGGCGGTATCGCGGATTTCGCGTTCGCCGCTCATAAAGATCAGAATATCGCCCGGGCTTTCGTTCCCCAGCTCGTCCACCGCGTCGAAGATGGCCTGTAGCTGGTCGCGCTCGGTATCGTCGGCATCTTCGACCATCGGGCGATAACGCACCTCTACCGGATAGGTACGACCGGAGACTTCGATGATCGGCGCATTGTTGAAGTGGCGCGAAAAACGTTCCGGGTCGATGGTGGCCGAGGTGATGATCACTTTCAGATCCGGGCGACGCGGCAGCAGTTCCCGCAGATAACCCAGCAGGAAGTCGATGTTCAGGCTGCGCTCGTGCGCTTCATCGATGATGATGGTGTCGTACTGCATCAGCAGACGGTCCTGCTGAATTTCGGCCAGCAGGATCCCGTCGGTCATCAGCTTGACCATGGTGTTGTCGCTGACGTGATCGCTGAAGCGCACCTTATAGCCGATACAGCCGCCCGGCTCGGTTTGCAGCTCTTCGGCAATACGGTTCGCCACGGTACGTGCCGCCAGACGCCGCGGCTGGGTATGGCCGATCAGGCCTTTGATCCCGCGCCCCAGCTCCATACAGATTTTCGGCAGCTGGGTGGTTTTACCGGAGCCGGTCTCCCCCGCCACAATCACCACCTGGTGGTCGCGCACGGCTTCGAGAATTTCCTGTTTCTTCTGGCTGACGGGCAAGTTTTCCGGGTAGGTAATCGCCGGACGCGCGGCTTCGCGCAGCACGACCTTACCCGCCGCCTGTTCGATCTCTTTCGCCATCTCCTGGTAGATAGCCTGTTGTGCATCAGGATTTTTAACCTTCTTGACCCCATGCAGGCGGCGGGCAAACCGCTGTTTGTCACGCAGCATCAGCGGATCCAGCTGTTGCATCAGCATCGGGAAGGTTAATTTCTGTTGTTCTGTCATAGCGTTAACGGGCAGTGCACTGCCGGATAAAATCTCTTTTTAATGATTGATATAGAGTACCACATCGACGGTTTTTACGCCTTATTCAAAAAATTCGAACATAGACTTCGATATATTGCGCTATCCCTGCGGCAGGATTGTGAATAGAGTGTCAGCAAGCAACGGGGCAACCCCCCTCATCAAATACAAAAAAGGAATCACCCATGAGCAAAGTATTAGTTCTTAAATCCAGTATTCTGGCAGGGTACTCTCAGTCTGGTCAGCTGTCTGATTATTTCGTTGAGCAGTGGCGTGAACAGCACAGCGGTGACGAAATTACCGTCCGCGATCTGGCCGCTCAGCCAATCCCGGTACTGGATGGTGAACTGGTTGGTGCCCTGCGTCCGAGCGATGCGCCACTGACCCCACGTCAGCAGGAAGCGCTGGCGCTGTCCGATGAGCTGATTGCCGAGCTGAAAGCGCACGACGTGATCGTGATTAACGCCCCGATGTACAACTTCAACATCCCGACCCAGCTGAAAAACTACTTCGACCTGGTGGCGCGCGCTGGCGTAACCTTCCGCTACACCGAGAAAGGCCCTGAAGGCCTGGTGACCGGTAAACGTGCAATTGTGCTCTCCAGCCGCGGCGGTATTCACAAAGATACCCCAACCGACCTGATTGCGCCGTACCTGTCTGTGTTCCTGGGCTTTATCGGCATCACCGACGTGAACTTCGTGTTCGCTGAAGGTATCGCTTACGGTCCGGAAGTGGCGACCAAAGCGCAGAACGACGCGAAAGCCGCGATCGACAGCCTGGTGGCTGCATAAGATTTCCCACTCCCACCGCCTGGTGGGAGTTTTTTTATTCCCCCTGCCTTCCCCGCATCTTTACGAGACGCCTCGTAGAATCAGCACGCTTTTCAGCACGATATCCCCACACTTCATACAATGCCGACGAGTAGCAGAGGTCATTTGAGTTGACTCGAGCTCTGACAGCAAAATATTTATGGACCTGTACTATGTACACTATAAGGTGTACATGGTACCTTACATGGAGTGAGAATCGTGTGCCATTCAATAGAATTTATCGAGACATCACTGTTTACTCGGCAGATCAAACAGATTGCTACAGATGATGAACTCCTGGCGCTACAGAGAGAGCTGATTGCATTTCCGGACAAAGGGGATGTCATCCAGCATACTGGTGGGCTTCGAAAAATCCGGATGGCAACGGGTACTCAGGGGAAAAGCGGCAGCACCAGGGTGATTTACCTTTTGGCGACACGGGAGATTATCTGGCTGGTGCTCGCTTATCCGAAAAGCGCCAAAGAGAATCTGACTGATGCGGAAAAGGCTGAACTAAAAAAGCTGACAACCTTACTGAAAAACGAGGTCTAAAATGAATTTTTTTGACGAGCTGAAAACGTCCCTGGAAGAGGCAGTCGACATCAAAAACGGGACCAAAGCCCCTGCCCGCGTTACCCGCTATGAGATTGCCGATGTCAAAGCGATCAGAGAGCAGCTTAACGTTTCCCAGGCGGAAATGGCAAAAGCGCTGGGCACCAGCGTCGATACCATCAAAAGCTGGGAATCCAGACGGCGTAACCCAACCGGCCTTGCGGCAAAAGTACTGGCCACTATCCAGGCGAACCCCGCATTCTTTTACGAACTGGCTGCACATTAAATGGTCGTTTTTACGCCATCAACAGCGGAGCGGGAAATACCGCAGCAGAAATGAAAAAGCCCCAGCGCTATATTGCCGGGGCTTTTAGGGTACTACCAAATTAATAATTAACATTCATCAACTTAATTACACACTACAACTTCAAAGATGTACGTATTCTCACAGGATTACCGATAAAACAAGTTAACGCTACCTCCTCTGATAAGTATGTGAAATAACATCATGTCCTGTCGTGTACATCACCCACGCGATATATACTCTTGATGCGTTGCCTTAATTGCGTCGCGATATTCTTAACGCCATACTTACGTCCCCGGATCGCGACCATTACTCTTTGAAACAAGGCCTTACATCATCGCGTTGACTTCCCCATCATGCGATCGTACTGATTTACTGCATGGCCTGAAAGCGTGTTCACACTGGCGTTTACTTATTACCAGGACCCAAACTACACTACTTCGTGGCCTTTATCGCATCTCATTACTGCTTTATTACCGCACCGTTAAGCATTTATTTCTCTCTGGTGCTGAGTTCTAATTTACTCATTATAGATGCACTGTCAACACCCGAATCACGCACTGTTATATTTTATTGTTTAATATCATTAAAACAGATAATTACGTGATCGGGATCTCGTTTGGTAAGGCGTTTAGCCGCTCAGCTGGACGATTTCGGGCGCAGATTCTCATCAAACACCAGCCGCTTACGATCCGGCTCCACCTCGTGCAGCGGCTCGACCTGGTGCATCGTCTGTTTGCAACGTTCAACCAGCGTCTGATACTCCCGGGTGCCCTGCTTCTTCCACTCTTTTTCCTGCTCGCTCAGGACGCGAATCGCTTTGGCCGGGCTGCCGATGATCAGATGGTCGGCTGGCATTTCCGCTTTCGCTTTCACAAACGCGGCGGCGCCGACAATGCTGTTTTCGCCAATCACCGCCCCGTCGATGATCACCGCATTCATCCCCACCAGCGCATTCCGGCGGATGATGCAGCCATGCAGAATGGCACCATGACCGATGTGCCCCTCTTCCTCCACCACCGTGTCCTGTTCCGGGAAACCGTGCATGATGCAGTTATCCTGAATATTGGCCCCGTCCTTCACCACAATACGGCCAAAATCACCGCGCAGGCTGGCGTTGGGCCCCACGTAGACGCCCTTGCCGAGGATCACATCGCCAATCAGCACCGCGGTCGGGTGGACATAACTCTCTGGCGGAACGACCGGGGTCATCCCATCGATTTGATATACAGGCACATTACCTCCTTTACGCAGGCGTCAGGCCGCCGAAGCGTTGCCAGTATGAAGAGCCCGGCGATGGCAGTTCGCCAACGCTGGTCTCCCCTTTATCACTGACAAACGCCAGCGCGCCTGGCGCCACGCGCTGATAAATGTTGATGCACAGCTGGCGGGCCGTCTGGCCTGCCCAGTGCGATGGGAGTAACTCTTCCGGCAGGAGCGGGTCCTTGAGCACCACCCGGCGGTAAAAATGGATCAGTAAAAGCTGGATCTGGAAGCAGCGTTCCGGCGTCAGCTCCTCCGGGGTGGCTTCACGCAGCAGCGGCAGCAGCGGCCGGAACGAATCGATGAAGGTTTCATACATGACGTTCTGCTCGCTGAGCTGCCAGCACTCCTCCACCCGCGAGCGCAGCGCGGCGCGGGAGAGCGCCAGCGGCGAGTGCGCCTCAAAGCAGATCACGTTCTCGGCCACGCCCGCCTCGTGCAGCAGGGTCTGTACGTCCGCCAGCTGTTGCGACGGCGAAGCCATCAGGCTGGGCGCCAGAGTGCCGAAGCCCTGCCAGATGAGCTGTTTTTTCACATCCGCCAGCGTGGCTTTGTCCATCCCTTCGGACAGCAGCAGCAGCCATTTGCCGTCCCAGGCCGGAAGCTCGGCGCGATAAATTTTCGCCTCTGCTCGCCGGGTCAAGCGCAGCCCTTTGTCGCTTAGCCGGTAAAAGCTGCGTCTGCCGATGCGGATCACATCCAGCCAGCCCTCCTTGTTCAGGCGGAACAGCGCGGTGCGCACGAAGCGCTCGCCAAATCCCATCCCTTCCAGCAGGGCCGCCAGGCTACCCAGCCAGACTTCCCCGCCGCGATGGGAGAGCGCATCACCGTACAAGGAGGAGATCAACGACGTGCCGCTGACGGGAACGGAGCTGACCGCGTGCTGAATAAAGGCGTCGAGTTTACTCATGTGATTCATTCTGTTGTGATTATTATTCCGGATGAATCATAGCATAGCGCTAAAAGCCTGACCCTCCCCAATACGGAGAGGGTCAGCAGGCGGGGGTTAGCCGTTGGCGGCGGCCTTGCGCAGGTCGAAGACGCGGCAGGCTTTGCCTTCGGAACGCGGGATGCTGCCGCAGTTCACAATGGTTACGTCGGTGGAGATCCCCACCATCGATTTGATGCGGTGGCGCAGCTCATGGCACACGTGGCAACGCTGTTCGTGGGTCAACGTCAGGCTGCTCTCTTTCAGCTCCACCTTCACCGAAAGCGAATCAAGATGGCCCCGGCGATTCACCTCCAGCTGGTAGTGCGGCGACAGATGTTCGAACTTGACGATCTCCTCTTCCAGCTGGGACGGGAAGACGTTTACGCCGCGGATGATGAGCATATCGTCGCTGCGACCGCTGATGCGATCCATCCTGCGCATGGTGCGGGCGGTGCCCGGCAGCAGGCGGGTCAGGTCGCGGGTGCGGTAGCGGATCACCGGCAGCGCCTCTTTGGTCAGGGTGGTGAACAGCAGTTCGCCCTGCTCACCGTCGGCCAGCGGCGTGCCGTCGTTCGGGTTGAC
Coding sequences within it:
- the hrpA gene encoding ATP-dependent RNA helicase HrpA, whose translation is MTEQQKLTFPMLMQQLDPLMLRDKQRFARRLHGVKKVKNPDAQQAIYQEMAKEIEQAAGKVVLREAARPAITYPENLPVSQKKQEILEAVRDHQVVIVAGETGSGKTTQLPKICMELGRGIKGLIGHTQPRRLAARTVANRIAEELQTEPGGCIGYKVRFSDHVSDNTMVKLMTDGILLAEIQQDRLLMQYDTIIIDEAHERSLNIDFLLGYLRELLPRRPDLKVIITSATIDPERFSRHFNNAPIIEVSGRTYPVEVRYRPMVEDADDTERDQLQAIFDAVDELGNESPGDILIFMSGEREIRDTADALSKRDLRHTEILPLYARLSNSEQNRVFQSHSGRRIVLATNVAETSLTVPGIKYVIDPGTARISRYSYRTKVQRLPIEPVSQASANQRKGRCGRVSEGICIRLYSEDDFLSRPEFTDPEILRTNLASVILQMTALGLGDIAAFPFVEAPDKRNIQDGVRLLEELGAITTDEQATAYKLTPQGRQLSQLPVDPRLARMVLEAQKHGCVREAMIITSALSIQDPRERPMDKQQASDEKHRRFHDKESDFLAFVNLWNYIGEQQKALSSNQFRRQCKLDFLNYLRVREWQDIYTQLRQVVKELGIPVNSEPAEYREIHIALLTGLLSHIGMKDADKQEFTGARNARFSIFPGSGLFKKPPKWTMVAELVETSRLWGRIAARIDPEWVEPVAQHLLKRSYSEPHWERAQGAVMATEKVTVYGLPVVAARKVNYSQIDPVLSRELFIRHALVEGDWQTRHAFFRENLKLRSEVEELEHKTRRRDILVDDETLFEFYDQRISHDVVSARHFDSWWKKVSRETPDLLNFEKSMLIKEGAEQVSKLDYPNFWHQGNLKLRLSYQFEPGTDADGVTVHIPLPLLNQVEESGFEWQIPGLRRELIIALIKSLPKPVRRNFVPAPNYAEAFLGRVTPLELPLLDSLERELRRMTGVTIDREDWHWDQVPDHLKISFRVVDEKNKKLQEGRSLTELKEALKGKVQETLSAVADDGIEQSGLHIWSFGQLPESYEQKRGNYKVKAWPALVDERDSVAIKLFDNPQEQQQAMWRGLRRLLLLNIPSPIKYLHEKLPNKAKLGLYFNPYGKVLDLIDDCISCGVDQLINAAGGPVWTEEGFAKLHDRVRAELNETVVNIAKQVEQILTAVFNINKRLKGRVDMTMALGLSDVKAQMAGLVYRGFVTGNGYKRLGDTLRYLQAIEKRLEKMAIDPHRDRAQMLKVESVQQRWQQWLNKLPPARRDDEDVQEIRWMIEELRVSFFAQQLGTPYPISDKRILQAMEQISA
- a CDS encoding O-methyltransferase; the encoded protein is MQQQWSAVDNYMISELIPQDEVLQQVLENNQRAGLPAHDVAANQGQLLALFVRMTQARRVLEIGTLGAYSSIWMARALPPDGKLVTLEADPVHAKVARQNIHLAGLDSRIELIEGPALLSLERFDNIPPFDLIFIDADKPNNPGYLEWALHYSRPGTLIIGDNVVRDGEVINGQSDDARVHGVRRFIEMIGDNPRLTATALQTVGVKGWDGFTLAIVNG
- a CDS encoding type II toxin-antitoxin system RelE/ParE family toxin, translated to MCHSIEFIETSLFTRQIKQIATDDELLALQRELIAFPDKGDVIQHTGGLRKIRMATGTQGKSGSTRVIYLLATREIIWLVLAYPKSAKENLTDAEKAELKKLTTLLKNEV
- the azoR gene encoding FMN-dependent NADH-azoreductase: MSKVLVLKSSILAGYSQSGQLSDYFVEQWREQHSGDEITVRDLAAQPIPVLDGELVGALRPSDAPLTPRQQEALALSDELIAELKAHDVIVINAPMYNFNIPTQLKNYFDLVARAGVTFRYTEKGPEGLVTGKRAIVLSSRGGIHKDTPTDLIAPYLSVFLGFIGITDVNFVFAEGIAYGPEVATKAQNDAKAAIDSLVAA
- a CDS encoding efflux transporter outer membrane subunit; this translates as MIRRPLTALLITSVLSACQSVDVAPAKPTLQIPAQWRASTGPASPAEQQWWRNFHDSQLNHYVDRALRNNSDVLIARERINEYQARVYASDSNLFPTLEADLNAGRARSQSAATGLPTYGALYKGSLTASYDVDIWGVNRRTADAAQATLEAQKAAAAAADLTVASSVASGYVTLLALDEQLRVTQSTLKAREEAFNLAQRQYQTGYSSRLELMQSDSELRSTRAQIPQVQNQIARQENALTLLLGGNPGAIARSADFDTLTPLRIPSQLPSSLLNRRPDIVQAERQLIAADATLAASRASLLPSINLTATGSIQDRTLPGLLDNPLELWSIGGSILAPLLNRQALNAQVDIGQSQRNQALYSYEKTVRNAFKEVNDSLDAIARYGEQLTELVAQQSVAQETLRIAQNRYNNGYSSYLDVLDAQRTLFSVQTSVVQAKNNLLLAQIDLYKALGGGWSENMPGGATLTGPTGS
- the paaY gene encoding phenylacetic acid degradation protein PaaY: MPVYQIDGMTPVVPPESYVHPTAVLIGDVILGKGVYVGPNASLRGDFGRIVVKDGANIQDNCIMHGFPEQDTVVEEEGHIGHGAILHGCIIRRNALVGMNAVIIDGAVIGENSIVGAAAFVKAKAEMPADHLIIGSPAKAIRVLSEQEKEWKKQGTREYQTLVERCKQTMHQVEPLHEVEPDRKRLVFDENLRPKSSS
- the nadS gene encoding NadS family protein, producing the protein MNFFDELKTSLEEAVDIKNGTKAPARVTRYEIADVKAIREQLNVSQAEMAKALGTSVDTIKSWESRRRNPTGLAAKVLATIQANPAFFYELAAH
- a CDS encoding HlyD family secretion protein — protein: MSQQDASREQANTRNNLRVVSVFAAAAIGIVGVLVILYAWQLPPFTRHVQFTDNAYVRGQTTFISPQVNGYITEVKVQDFEQVKKGDLLLQIDDRIYRQRVHQAEAQLAMKIATLNNNLQQRKSAEAVIQRNEAALKNARAQSQKTQADLKRVKDLTADGSLSIRERDAALASAAQGSADIDQAKATLEMSRQDLQTAIVNRAALEADVENAKAALELAQIDLQNTRIVAPRDGQLGQIAVRLGAYVTAGTHLTTLVPPQHWVIANIKETQLANLRVGQPVKFTVDALNDRAYEGRVQSISPATGVEFSAITPDNATGNFVKIAQRIPVRIEVLGKAEDAARLRPGMSVQVTIDTREAE